The following coding sequences are from one Lycium ferocissimum isolate CSIRO_LF1 chromosome 3, AGI_CSIRO_Lferr_CH_V1, whole genome shotgun sequence window:
- the LOC132051216 gene encoding F-box/FBD/LRR-repeat protein At1g13570-like, with protein sequence MRTEFALNEWDEESPEVKFTNIINQLLTHHEGPITKFTLDIHSLEISCPKIDDFIYFLTMNDIQHLVLRFPSNKPYKITFSLFTCLQLRHLTLHDCFLHPPSFFKEFDMLISLELCKVTISSELLESLISKCPLLEQLVLKNTEILATIEINAPMLRSFDFKGSISSICLKNVPCLAKASLICDDSFMVADYYFGFAEFFESCSALEHLHMTCEFSVVVVVSLLHCYAIGLLLG encoded by the coding sequence ATGCGTACGGAGTTTGCGCTTAATGAATGGGATGAGGAATCACCGGAGGTCAAATTTACGAATATTATCAACCAGCTTTTGACCCATCATGAAGGACCTATTACTAAGTTTACCCTCGACATTCATTCTCTGGAAATTAGCTGTCCTAAGATTGACGACTTCATATATTTTCTCACTATGAATGACATCCAACATCTTGTTCTTCGCTTTCCATCGAATAAGCCATACAAAAttactttttcacttttcacaTGTTTGCAGCTGAGGCATCTAACTCTTCATGATTGCTTCCTACATCCTCCATCATTCTTTAAAGAATTTGATATGTTAATTAGCCTGGAACTATGTAAAGTCACAATTTCTTCTGAATTGCTTGAAAGTTTAATATCTAAATGCCCGTTGCTTGAGCAGCTGGTGCTGAAAAACACAGAAATTCTAGCCACAATTGAAATTAATGCCCCCATGCTGAGATCATTTGATTTCAAGGGCAGTATAAGTTCTATCTGTCTAAAGAATGTCCCTTGTCTGGCTAAAGCATCTCTGATATGTGATGACAGTTTTATGGTGGCAGACTATTATTTTGGTTTTGCAGAGTTTTTCGAGTCTTGTTCTGCTCTCGAGCACCTGCACATGACCTGCGAGTTTTCTGTGGTAGTTGTTGTTTCATTACTTCATTGTTATGCAATTGGACTTCTTTTGGGCTGA
- the LOC132050541 gene encoding nuclear transport factor 2-like, protein MEAAAATPVPAQVVGNAFVQQYYHILHHSPGLVFRFYQDTSKLGRPEDDGSMSITTTMEAINDKILSLNYGDFRAEIKSVDSQESFNGGVHVLVTGYLTGKDNLIRNFSQTFFLAPQDRGYFVLNDMFRYVESVNQHDTAQVPAIDVVAPVAPEQDPPPVQQNHISKQSAPSVEEANEGEVYNPPENGDVPVEEEVSVAKVVDGMQDNSQMVVESNIKNEDAPKLSYASIVMHLKESAGSFSPPPAPAPQKPMAESVEQVNQPPITAADRPASNSNSVDNTNNHEGEATDGYSIYIKGLPPTATVALLADEFKKFGPIKNGGIQVKNNRVLEQGYSFGFVEFEEASALRKAIEASPILIGGRQAIVEEKKSTNSRGNFRGRFVPSGRGSGYRNDGVRGRGNYGGGGRGYTRGDFGGRSEFNNRGGHRGWSSYRGGDGYQRTDNHGGYVVRMNRGGRMPNGNFDTPEM, encoded by the exons ATGGAGGCTGCAGCAGCGACACCTGTCCCTGCTCAAGTT GTTGGAAATGCTTTTGTGCAGCAGTATTATCATATACTGCACCATTCTCCTGGACTGGTTTTTAGGTTTTATCAAGATACAAGCAAGCTTGGGCGACCTGAAGATGATGGCTCAATGAGCATCACGACAACAATGGAA GCAATCAATGATAAGATTCTTTCGCTAAACTATGGGGACTTCAGAGCGGAGATTAAGTCCGTGGATTCGCAAGAATCCTTCAATGGGGGAGTGCATGTCCTTGTGACTGGATATTTGACTGGGAAAGACAACCTGATCCGGAATTTCTCTCAAACCTTCTTCCTAGCACCACAAGACCGAGGATACTTTGTTTTGAATGACATGTTTCGATATGTTGAGAGTGTCAATCAACATGACACTGCCCAGGTCCCTGCCATTGATGTGGTGGCTCCTGTGGCTCCTGAACAAG ATCCCCCTCCAGTGCAGCAGAATCACATTTCCAAGCAGAGCGCACCATCAGTGGAGGAAGCTAATGAGGGAGAAGTTTACAATCCACCTGAGAATGGTGACGTGCCTGTTGAAGAGGAAGTTTCTGTCGCCAAGGTTGTTGATGGAATGCAAGACAACTCTCAAATGGTAGTTGAGTCTAACATCAAAAATGAAGATGCTCCTAAGCTGTCATATGCCTCAATT GTCATGCATCTCAAGGAAAGTGCTGGTAGTTTTTCTCCTCCTCCAGCACCTGCTCCTCAGAAGCCCATGGCAGAGAGTGTTGAGCAAGTGAATCAACCTCCTATAACAGCAGCTGATCGCCCAGCTTCCAACTCAAATTCTGTTGATAACACAAATAACCATGAGGGAGAAG CGACTGATGGCTATTCGATCTACATAAAAGGATTGCCTCCGACTGCAACTGTTGCTTTACTTGCAGACGAGTTCAAGAAGTTTGGGCCCATCAAGAACGGAGGCATTCAAGTCAAAAACAACAGAGTATTG GAACAGGGATACTCTTTTGGTTTTGTGGAATTTGAGGAGGCAAGTGCCTTGCGAAAAGCTATTGAG GCAtctccaattttaattggtggACGCCAAGCTATTGTTGAGGAGAAGAAATCTACAAATTCTCGAG GTAACTTTAGAGGTAGATTTGTTCCATCTGGAAGGGGTTCTGGTTACAGGAATGATGGAGTAAGAGGTCGAGGAAACTATGGAGGTGGCGGCAGGGGTTACACTCGAGGTGATTTTGGTGGAAGAAGTGAGTTTAACAACAGAGGTGGCCACCGCGGATGGTCATCATATCGTGGGGGTGATGGATACCAGCGAACTGATAACCATGGTGGCTATGTTGTGCGAATGAATCGTGGTGGGAGGATGCCTAATGGAAATTTTGATACACCTGAAATGTAG